A stretch of DNA from Leptospira barantonii:
ACGATATGAGCCGGTGTACATTCCGCTTGAACGATTTCTCTGCAAATTTCCTTACCCGAAAGGATGTTCACAAGACCGATATGAGGGGTTTTGATGAACAAGGAACCGATCACATAGGTCAACATGCTGACTTTGTAAAGTATGATCATCGGTTTTTCGAAGTAGGCGACTTCGAGGGTTGCGGTTCCGGAAGTCACTAAGACAAGATCCGAGGCTTCGATCGCGCGAAGAGAACGGTCGAACAGATATTCGATTTTCAGGTTTACGTATTTCGTTTTAGCAAGTTCGATCTGCTCGAGAATATAAACCTCTTCCTTCTGGTTGATATTCGGCAAAAGAAAACGAACCTTCTTTTTTTCGTTCTCGTAGTGATCGGAAAGTTGTCCTGCTGTCTCCAAAAGATCGTTCAGAATTCTTCGGATTTCACCGCTTCTAGAACCGGGCATCAAAGTGATGACCGAATGAAAATGAGTTTTGTCTTCGGGCTCGGCAATAACCGCTTCCTTACGGATTTTTTCCCGAAGTCGAACCGCAAGAGGATGCCCCACGAATTCGCAGGGGACTCCGTAACGATCGTAAATATCTTTCTCAAACGGAAATAGAACGAGCATCAGATCTATATTGTCTCGGATCGTATAGATTCGATTGAACTTCCAAGCCCAGAGTTGCGGAGAAACATAAAAGATGACGGTGATCCCGAGTTTCTTCAATTCTTTGGCCAGACGAAGATTAAAACCGGGATAGTCGATGAGAATCGCGTGTGTGCAATTCTTTTCGATGGCGACGTCGAGAAGTCTTCCGATCAAAGCCTTTAAGAATCTGTATTTAAAAAGAATCGCTGAAAATCCTATGATGGAAAGTTCTTCCATGGATTCAATCGAAGTAAAACCTTCTTCGATCATTCTTTCCCCGCCGACGCCGAACGTTTCGAGATCGGGAAAGTTTTTCTTGAGTTCTCGTATGAGTTCTCCACCCAAAAGATCGCCCGAATGTTCTCCCGCTAACATGAGAATTTTCGGATCTTCCTTCTTGATCGAAGCGGTAATCGAACGTTTGGATGCGGGTTGATTACCGGATTTTTTGGGTTGTAGAGTTGATTTTCGTAAGGTTGCCACTGCCGATACTCAAGATGTGGATTTTTAATTTTTCTGCAAGGTTAATAAATTCTTTTGGATGTACGATGATCGTTTCACCCGTGCGAAGCGCCAAGATTCCGCAGTTGTTTTCATACATAGTCTTCAAGGTTTCCTCGCCGACGGTGGGAAGATCAAAACGATGATCCTGACCCGGTTTGGAACTTTTACACACGACCGCCTTTCCTTTTTTCGCGTAAGAACCGCCTCGTTTGATCGCGAGATCGGTTCCTTCCACCGCTTCCACGGCAAGAACCGATTTGTCGAGAACCACGACGGTTTGGCCGATATCGAGCGCGGCCATCTTCTCCGCATATTCCATTCCGAACGCGACGTCTTCGAGTTCCTTTTTGGAAAGGGATTTTTTCGTGTATCGTCCTTCGGGAAGAAAGAGGGATTTTAAATACGTCTTTTGGGAAATGATCGTGATCTTTTCCTTTGCGAACTCGTCCGAAACCGTTTTGAAAATCGAGTAATCGTGTTTGTTGATCATTCTCGCCAAAAGACTGATCGCTTTCAGATCGAATTTAAGGTTTTTGAATATGATTTCCTTTTTGACCTTTCCGAGTAGAAGAAGACGATCGATTCCCTGTTGTTTGCACAACTTCATAAGGGCTCCGATCTTGACGATGTGAATCGGAAGATTTCGATTTCCGTAATTTCCGGGTTGGAAATCGGATTCGATGATGGAAAGAAAGATCGGATCTTCGCCAGCCGCGAGAGCCTCTTTCATTCCGATATGAGGTAGTTCTCCCGCTCCGGCGAGAATTCCGAGTCGTCCCAAGTTAAAACCGAATCAGTCCGAAGACGCCGAGGATTTTGCGGATTCGCCCGAACCCGAACCGCTCTTTTTGTAATCGGTCACGTAAAAACCGGTTCCTTTGAAGATGATCCCGGATCCGTTGGAAATCATTCTTTCCACGTCCCCTTGTTTTCCACAAAGATGACAATCTTTGACGGGATCGTCTTTCATCGCGTGAAATATCTCGAACGTTTGTCCGCAGGCTTTACATTTGTAGTCGTATGTCGGCATGGAAATCTCTCTATTAGAATATTCTAATTTACTATCGCTTATTACGGGACGAACTTGAATTGAAAAACGCTCAAACTCGAATCTCCATTCTCTCTCGCCATGGGAAGACAAAGTCTCCAACGAATTCCGGAACTTGAGTCTATCGATTCCAGTGAATCGATTCCCGAAAGAACCCTTTTTTCCGAAACGATCAAACCGCCCTGAAAACCGGAACCGCCGCTTTGTATATTTAGACGAAATCTCTTCTTCGAAAAGTTGTCTCCGGTGATGTATCGATTGCGGTTGATGGAAATACTTTCCTTATCCATTTCGATTTCAAAGGCCTTGCGTAAGTCGCCCGGCGAACCGGCGAATAACGTAAAAACCGGAAGGCTTTCGTCTCCGCCTAAAAATGCGAGATAGAATTCAAGATCGCGAAACGGTTCTTCGACGGAACGGCAAACCAGATCGTATTTATTTTTGGAAGAATGGAGAACGATGCCCGTGTCGCCGTCGAGAGCGATCTTTTCCGTGGGATGGTATTCACCTTGGAACCCGTTCGGAGGCGAAGATTCTTTCCAAGATTCGAAATCCCAAACGGGAGAACGATCCAATGCGCGGAAGGATTCTTCCATGTTTTGGGAGATCGAAAGATCCGAGGAAATATTTTTCAGAAAGCCCGAAAAGATCCAGCCGACGCTTCCGTTTCTCAGATCCAAAACCTGATTCCAGTTTCCGCGTTTGCCCGCGATCGTTTCCGTGCGGGAATCGCGATCGAGAATGAATACGGTTTCTCCGCCCTTAAATTGAAACGCGATCGGATTTTCGGTTCCCGGTCCCGTTCTAACGTTTAGATTCTTTCCTTCGATTTTCGCCTTACCGCCGCTAAACGGAGAATCCTCTCTTCCCGAAAAATATTCGAGCAGTCGAGCCAGTTTTGTTCTTCCGGTTTCGTCCAGTTCTTTCGCGCTTCCCGCGGACAAAGATTTGAGAAGGGCTTGGTTGTATTCGTTGTAAAGCGGAAGAGGGTTGGAAGAAATTAATTTCGTAAGATAACGGGAAAGAATATCCTGAGTTTCGTATTCGGCGCCTAAGGTGAGTTTTTTACAAAGGGCTCTTGTTTTTAAAAAAGAACCGTCCGGTAAAAACGAAAAGAATCTGTCCTCGAACGTGAAGATCGTTCTTCCGCCCACTTCTCGTTTTGAAAATTTAAGCCCGGATTTGTCCGCGAACTTCTGTGCGACTCTTTCTTTCTTTTCGGCGGAGACGGTAAGAAGTTGCGAGTTGTATTCCGCAAGAGACATGGACGCGTAAGAATAATCTTCCAAGTCCGGATCCTTTTTGGAAAGAACCTCTAAAACTACGTCGTCCCAGTTTCCTTTGGAAAAATTCTTATAAACGGAATCGGTTTTGCGCGTTGCAATTTTCCAAACGAGAAAACCGAGAAGAATGGAGGCAAAGAATAGGCCGAGGGCTACAAAAAAACTCTTTCTCAATCGTACCTCGGCCTCTTTCTATCAATCTAAGTTCGGGAGTAGTTTGTCTCGTTCCACTTGAAAGCGTTCGAGCAAGGAATTCTTCGCGAGATAATAACGCAGAAGATCGATGTTGAAGTTCACTTTCGCCTGAGTCAGTCTGAGCTCGTCTTGAACGTGTGTGTCTAACGCGTTCTTTACGGAAACCGCGTCGGCTCTACCTTGACGGAAACTACGAAGAACTCCGTTGTAGTAGCTGTTACTTTCCCTTTCGGTGATGATGTTGTTTTTAAAAATTCTATGGCTTGCTTCAAGAGCTTCGATCCGAGTTTTTACGTCGTCTCTCACTTCGTTTTTCAATTCTTCTTCTCTCAGTGTAGCCTGACGCATTCCGATGTTTGCGTCGCGAACTCCCGCGAAAATTCCTTTGTCCATGATCGGATAGACGAAGTTCATTTGTCCGGTCCATTCTTTATACTTCGCGGTTGTGATTCCGTGGGTTGAATCTACGTAATTCTCCTGAGGAGAAACGATGTTCTGAGCCTGGCTCGCTCCGGTTCCGGAAAGAGTCAGAGTAGGAAGACGATCGTTGTTCGCGTTTTTTAACGCCGCTTCCGCGATGTCTTTTTGTTTCAGAGCGTTTAAAAAGTCGGCTCTGTGTTTATAAGCATATTCTAAATCTTTTGTATATTCCGGTTTTTCAGACAGATCTTCGAGAAGATTGGTTTCTTCGGAAAGAGTGGTTCCGTCCGGAATTTTTAAGGAACGAACGAGTTTACGTTTTGCTTCTTCTTTTTGAACCTGAGCGGTTTCCAATTGGTTTTCCGCTTGGGCAAGAAGTGCGTTCCACTGATTGACTTCGAAACTCTCCGAAAGTCCGAGGCCTTGTTTACGAACGGTAAGATTGCGGATGTTTTTGGTATTCTCTACGAGTTGTTTGTATGTCTTAACGGCTTGGGTTTTAATGGAATAGTCCCAAAAGTCGACAAGAGAATCCACGATTACACCGGAGATTTGTTGAGATACTTGGTTCTTTGCGATCTCTGCTTGGGACTCGAGAATTTTTACTTCGTTTCTTCCCTTATAACCGAAAGAGTTTTTGAGTAAGTCCTGACTGATCGTCGCTCTTACAAATCCCGTATAAAGAGGAGGAATTCCCAATGCCGCAAATCCCGCGGGAGTTGTGGCCGCGTTTTCAAACGCGTTCGAGTCGAATCTTCTCGTTCCGGCTTCCACTTTGAAGTAGGTTCCGGTCGTTTGAAGAGTTTTTTCGATCCCACCCTTGATGGTATCGTCGGAGATCTTCGTTCCTGAGAGGAGGTTCGCTTGGTTAAAAGGAAGAATGGACTGACTCGCTCTTCCGTCCGCTACCAATCTCCAGGAATACTTGGAATCGTTTTTTAGAAAGTTCGTATCGGATTTCGCCAATTCATAACGAAGGTTCTGTAAGCTATAATTACTTTCGAGGGCGCGTTTTACGGTTTCTTCCGTGGAAAGTTTGAGCGTCGTGTTTGTTGTCGCACCTTCCGAGAAAAGTGTCGTAGACAGAAGAAGAACGAAACTTCCTAAAAGTATCCGGGAAATTTCCCGAACTTTCGGAATCCTTGTTTGAGAATTTTTGACTTTATTTTCCATTCCGTGCTCCTTCCGTTTTGGACCCTTGTAAGAATAGACCCTGGTTAACCCAGAGCCTTCTTCATTTTTTCTCCAACTTCGGCGATAGATTGGCAAACTTGAATGCCCGCTTCCTGCATCGCTTTCATTTTGGAGGCCGCAGTTCCTAAACCGCCGCTGATGATCGCACCCGCGTGCCCCATTCTTTTGCCTGGAGGAGCGGTTTGACCAGCGATAAAACCTACCACAGGCTTTTTTACGTAATTCTTGATGTATTCTGCGGCTTCTTCTTCGGAAGTTCCGCCGATTTCACCGATCATTACGATTCCCTTGGTTTCAGGGTCTTCGTTCAACAATTTGATCGCTTCGGTGTGGTTCATTCCTGGAACAGGGTCCCCGCCGATTCCGATACAAGTGGATTGTCCCAGACCTTGTTTCGTGATCTGAGCAACAGACTCGTAAGTTAAGGTTCCGGAACGGGAAACAATTCCAACCGAACCTGGGCTGTGGATAAAACCGGGCATAATTCCGAGTTTTTGTTTTGCGCGAGGAGTGATTACTCCGGGGCAGTTTGGTCCCACAAGTCTGGTTTTGGAGTTTCTAAGGACGCTGTAAACCTTCAACATATCGTGTGTAGGAATTCCTTCCGTGATACAAATCACGAGCGGAAGTTCCGCGAGAATTCCTTCAATGATCGCGTCCGCGGCGAATGCCGGGGGAACGAAAATAACAGCGGCGTTTACGCCTTCGTTCTTTACGGAATCTTGGATCGTGTTGAATACGGGAACCTTATCTTCCCATTTGCTTCCGCCTTTTCCGGGAGTAACTCCGGCTACGACTTTCGTGCCGTAAGCGAGCATTTGTGTCGCGTGAAAAGAACCTTCCTTACCGGTGATTCCTTGAACTACGACTTTTGTATTTTCATCTACTAATACTGCCATGTGTGTTCTCTCTTATTGAATGAGTTTGGCAATGGTGCTTGCCGCTTCACGGAGATCGTCGACTCCGGTAATTTTCAGTCCGCTTTTGTTGAGGACTTCTCTTCCGAGTTCCGAGTTGGTTCCTTGGAGACGAACCACGAGAGGAACCTTAAGATCCACAGCCTTAGCCGCTTCGATGATTCCTTCGGCAACCATATCGCAACGAACGATTCCGCCGAAGATATTTACGAAGATTCCTTTTACGTTCGGATCACCGAGGATGATTTTGAATCCGTTGGTTACGGTGGTCTTGTTCGCTCCACCTCCTACGTCGAGGAAGTTTGCGGGTTCCGCACCGGCGAGTTTTACGATGTCCATAGTCGCCATTGCGAGTCCGGCGCCGTTGACCATACAACCGATGTTTCCGTCTAACTTGACGTAGTTGAGGTTGAACTCGGAAGCTTGAACTTCGAGAGGATCCTCTTCGGTGATGTCTCTGAAAGCCGCGTTGTCCGCGTGACGGTAGAGAGCGTTTTCGTCGAGGTCGATTTTACAGTCGCCCGCGATGATTTCGTTTTGTTTGGTAAGAATCAGAGGGTTGATTTCCAAAAGAGAAGCGTCTTCTTTGATATACGCTTCGTAAATCGCCATCACCAAACTTTGGAAAGATTTGTGGGATTCGGAAGGAAGTCCAAGATCGAAAGCAAGTTGTCTTGCTTGATTTACTTGGAGACCGATTCCGGGATCGATTGCGATTTTCAGGATTTTTTCAGGATGAGTTTCCGCTACTTCTTCGATTTCCATTCCACCTTCTGTGGAAGCCATGATGATGGTTTTGCGAATGGAACGATCGAGTAGAATACTTAGATAATATTCCTTTGCGATATCGATTCCCTGTTCCAGATACACTTTCAGGACTTTCTTTCCTTCAGGTCCGGTTTGGGGAGTGATGAGTTGCATGCCGAGAATTTTGTCTATTGCGGCGGTTGCATCTTCTTTCGTTTTGGTTACTTTTACGCCGCCACCCTTTCCGCGTCCACCTGCGTGGATTTGCGCTTTTACAACTACGACAGAACCACCGGTTTTGGAGGTAACTTCGTCATGGGCTTTGGATCCGTTTTCTTTCTTATCGATTACGACACCAAATGGGACGTTGGCTTTGTGCCTTCTCAGGATTTCTTTTGCCTGATACTCGTGAATTTTCATGAATTAACCTTCATTGAACTTAGTTCAGTGCTTTTAGTAGGAGGTAAAGTTTACTCTAAATTTATAATGTTTTCGGCGGGAACTCTGGTGTCAGTAAAAAATTCAGAGGATTGGCGATTCGGTGCGGAAGTTTTGGGCCCGAATGATTTCAAGGGATTGGGATCGGGGAAACTTGTGGGAACTCCGCGTAAGCAAGTCAGTTCAGTTTAGCCTTTCGAAAAGTAGCCAGGTTTGAAGTAATTTTGTGGGAACTCTTACAAACTCTTTAGAATTTCCCGGATGATCTCGCCCGGATCGGTTTCCGGAGAATTTTTCAAAACCTTATCCACTTCCTTGCTCGCCGTTTTTTCCTCAAAACCCAATTGAACCAAACCGAGAATCGCGATTTCTCGTTTTCTCGAGAAGGCCGCTTCTTCGGGGGTTTGGGAAGAGGTCGGTAGAACGACCGAAAGTTCTTTCGAGGAACCCGATAAGAAGAGTTCCAACTTTTTCAGATTCTGCTTTACCTCGAAGAAAATCTTTTCCGATGTTTTGCCTTTTACTTTGGGAATCTTTTCGAGTTCCTTGGCCTCGCCGGATTGAGCGATTCTATATAAGTCTTCCGCGGAAAAAAAGGAAAGAATTTTGAGCGCCGTCAATTCTCCGATTCCTTGAAGGCCTTTGATGACCTTGAAAAATTCTTTGTCCTGTTCGGTTAAGAATCCGAAAAGCCTCTGACCTCTTTCGCTCATTGCGTGAAAGATATGAAGTTGAACGTCCTTTGCGGAGGGAATACTTTTGAGTTCCAGGTAGGTTTTAAAGGAAATCGTAACCTCGTACGTTACTCCGCCGGTTTCGATATGCGCAAAACCGACTTCCAATTTTTTGAGAATTCCTTTGAGCCCTGAGATCATGGTTCCACACGAGGCTTTCGAAACTTAGAGTAAAGTGAATTTTGTAGGATCTCCCACAGATTTCTAATCGAAGTTCTTCTTTACATCAAAGATCGATGATTTCGCCCATCGTCCAAACTTTAAGAGGAGGTGCGGCTCCGTTTTTTTCGGAATGCAACTTCTTGAGATAAAGAGGAGCCTCCGAAGGAAGATCGTCTCCCAGCGCGAACGTTCCCCAGTGAACCGGCAAAAGAAGAGAAGAACGAAGAATGCCGCTTGCTTCCAAGGCTTCTTTAGGTCCGATATGCGCGGCTTCCATGAACCATCTCGGTTTGAACGCGCCGATCGGAAGAAGGGTCGCCGAAAATCCTTGAGGAAAACGTTTTCCGATTTCGGAGAAATGTTTCGAAAAGCCGGTATCACCACCGAAGTATATTCTAATATTCTCAAATTCGAATGCGTAACTTCCCCAGTGATACTGATTCGTGTCGGTCAGTCCCATTCTACTCCAGTGTTTTGCGGGAAGAAAGTGGATCTTGGTTCCGGCGTATTCGGTAACGTTCCACCATTCTTGGATGACCGAGTTTTCAAAACCTTCGTCCTTTGCGAATTCTCCCATACCGGATGGAAGATGCAGAGTCACTTCCGGAAATAATTTCTGAATTCTTTTGATGGAATCTATATCCAAATGATCCCTGTGGGCGTGGCTGATAACTACGACATCCACACCGGGAAGGTCCTCGGGTTGGATCGGAAGTTCGGTAAGTCGCTTAACAAAAGGTGGAACTCCGGTAAAGATCGGATCGGTAAGAATGTGCATTCTTTTGCCGTGAAAGTTCGCGGCGATCCACACGGTTGCATGTCCGAGCCAGATAATTCTCACCTTACCTTCGGGCGCGAGAAAATCCTCTTTCTTTCTTGGAATCACATCCGGAATTTTTTCCAGGTTTCCTTCTACGGCTGGAGGGTCGCTCGGACCGAAGAGTTTCCAGCGAATGACCGCGAGGAAACCTTTATTCAGTTTATCGTCATCTTCGATATTGTGATATTTGCCGTCCTGAAAGTGAGAAGACCGAACTCTTTCCGGGTCCACTGGAAAACAGGTTTGAAGTAAGATAAGAATGGTGAGGAGTAGAAGAATTTTTTTCATAAGGCAGATTGAAACGTTCGATCCCGAATTTTTCACCAGGTTCCTGAATCCTGGAAAGTTCTGCGAATCTTCTTTTCAAAATCGAAGGGGAGAATCCGGTTTTTTCGTTCTTGCAAGAATTTATTTTTATTTGGTCCGACAAAGTGTCCGAAAGAAAAATACTTGAAATGTAAAATCGGCCCTTCCCCGAACAAGAGCAAGTCTTTGTTCCATAAAACAATGAGTATGTTCCCCGAGCGGACCCGCTTTTTATTTTTCTATTTCTTTTGCGATCGTGAATGTTATCCTCGAATTGATTCGAAAGAAAACATTTCGATTTTGAAAAGGAGAAATTCAGTGAAGCTTTTAACTCTTTGGGGAATTTCAGTTTTAACATTCTTGAGTTTGTTGTCCTGTTCCAACTACGGACTCAACCAAGATCAGGCCAAAAAAGACGACGATAAGAAAAAATGTCAGACCGCGACCGCGGCTTATTTAGCTTGTTCGGCTTCCAATCCCACGATGGGCGCTTGTGATTCGTTGTATCTGGGCGTTCTTGCGGTTTGTAGCAGTGGGGGCTCCAGCGGCGGTGGTGGAGGCGGAGGAGGGGGCGGATATTGATCCTCTCCGTTCTTGATTCCGAAAGGAGAATATTCTAAAAACTGAATGTTGTTATGATAACGCGAACAAACGAAGGTTCTGTTCGCATTCAAGCCCGGGTTTTTGTGGATCGTTTTCATTCTTTCTATTGAAACCCGGGTTGGAATTTTTTGAAATTTCAAACACGGTCGATCCATACTTCGAAACATCGACCCGATCCACGATTCGATCCGTAATTTTCGACCATTTTCAATTGCATGAAATCGCGATCCTTTTCAAAAAGGAAAAAGTCCCTTTTTTAGATTGCAGATGTCTCAGGCTCCTCGTAGAAATCTTCCCGAAAAAACAAACCGAACGATCGCGTTTTTGTTAAGCGTATTCTTTCTTTGTATTTATTTTTGGAAGCCTTTCAATTCTGCGATCTTCGGCTTGTCGTCCGCAATGTTTTGGATCGATTTCATTCTCATCTTAGCTTCCACGATCTTCTCCTATACTCTTTGGGCCTTGATCCACGAATGTGTTCATGGAAACTTTTCCAACTCCCGCGATGAAAGTCATCTTTCGGGAAGAATTCTTTGTATTCTTTTCGGAACTCCGTATCAGGTCGTAAAAACGGCTC
This window harbors:
- the lpxB gene encoding lipid-A-disaccharide synthase encodes the protein MATLRKSTLQPKKSGNQPASKRSITASIKKEDPKILMLAGEHSGDLLGGELIRELKKNFPDLETFGVGGERMIEEGFTSIESMEELSIIGFSAILFKYRFLKALIGRLLDVAIEKNCTHAILIDYPGFNLRLAKELKKLGITVIFYVSPQLWAWKFNRIYTIRDNIDLMLVLFPFEKDIYDRYGVPCEFVGHPLAVRLREKIRKEAVIAEPEDKTHFHSVITLMPGSRSGEIRRILNDLLETAGQLSDHYENEKKKVRFLLPNINQKEEVYILEQIELAKTKYVNLKIEYLFDRSLRAIEASDLVLVTSGTATLEVAYFEKPMIILYKVSMLTYVIGSLFIKTPHIGLVNILSGKEICREIVQAECTPAHIVEESIALLENKKYRTKTIEEIRKVKEALGNENSSRHASREITKLIKGIYKRTGVASVEKIGEPT
- a CDS encoding LpxI family protein, with amino-acid sequence MGRLGILAGAGELPHIGMKEALAAGEDPIFLSIIESDFQPGNYGNRNLPIHIVKIGALMKLCKQQGIDRLLLLGKVKKEIIFKNLKFDLKAISLLARMINKHDYSIFKTVSDEFAKEKITIISQKTYLKSLFLPEGRYTKKSLSKKELEDVAFGMEYAEKMAALDIGQTVVVLDKSVLAVEAVEGTDLAIKRGGSYAKKGKAVVCKSSKPGQDHRFDLPTVGEETLKTMYENNCGILALRTGETIIVHPKEFINLAEKLKIHILSIGSGNLTKINSTTQKIR
- a CDS encoding FmdB family zinc ribbon protein translates to MPTYDYKCKACGQTFEIFHAMKDDPVKDCHLCGKQGDVERMISNGSGIIFKGTGFYVTDYKKSGSGSGESAKSSASSD
- a CDS encoding SH3 domain-containing protein, with the translated sequence MRKSFFVALGLFFASILLGFLVWKIATRKTDSVYKNFSKGNWDDVVLEVLSKKDPDLEDYSYASMSLAEYNSQLLTVSAEKKERVAQKFADKSGLKFSKREVGGRTIFTFEDRFFSFLPDGSFLKTRALCKKLTLGAEYETQDILSRYLTKLISSNPLPLYNEYNQALLKSLSAGSAKELDETGRTKLARLLEYFSGREDSPFSGGKAKIEGKNLNVRTGPGTENPIAFQFKGGETVFILDRDSRTETIAGKRGNWNQVLDLRNGSVGWIFSGFLKNISSDLSISQNMEESFRALDRSPVWDFESWKESSPPNGFQGEYHPTEKIALDGDTGIVLHSSKNKYDLVCRSVEEPFRDLEFYLAFLGGDESLPVFTLFAGSPGDLRKAFEIEMDKESISINRNRYITGDNFSKKRFRLNIQSGGSGFQGGLIVSEKRVLSGIDSLESIDSSSGIRWRLCLPMARENGDSSLSVFQFKFVP
- a CDS encoding TolC family protein, encoding MENKVKNSQTRIPKVREISRILLGSFVLLLSTTLFSEGATTNTTLKLSTEETVKRALESNYSLQNLRYELAKSDTNFLKNDSKYSWRLVADGRASQSILPFNQANLLSGTKISDDTIKGGIEKTLQTTGTYFKVEAGTRRFDSNAFENAATTPAGFAALGIPPLYTGFVRATISQDLLKNSFGYKGRNEVKILESQAEIAKNQVSQQISGVIVDSLVDFWDYSIKTQAVKTYKQLVENTKNIRNLTVRKQGLGLSESFEVNQWNALLAQAENQLETAQVQKEEAKRKLVRSLKIPDGTTLSEETNLLEDLSEKPEYTKDLEYAYKHRADFLNALKQKDIAEAALKNANNDRLPTLTLSGTGASQAQNIVSPQENYVDSTHGITTAKYKEWTGQMNFVYPIMDKGIFAGVRDANIGMRQATLREEELKNEVRDDVKTRIEALEASHRIFKNNIITERESNSYYNGVLRSFRQGRADAVSVKNALDTHVQDELRLTQAKVNFNIDLLRYYLAKNSLLERFQVERDKLLPNLD
- the sucD gene encoding succinate--CoA ligase subunit alpha, with the protein product MAVLVDENTKVVVQGITGKEGSFHATQMLAYGTKVVAGVTPGKGGSKWEDKVPVFNTIQDSVKNEGVNAAVIFVPPAFAADAIIEGILAELPLVICITEGIPTHDMLKVYSVLRNSKTRLVGPNCPGVITPRAKQKLGIMPGFIHSPGSVGIVSRSGTLTYESVAQITKQGLGQSTCIGIGGDPVPGMNHTEAIKLLNEDPETKGIVMIGEIGGTSEEEAAEYIKNYVKKPVVGFIAGQTAPPGKRMGHAGAIISGGLGTAASKMKAMQEAGIQVCQSIAEVGEKMKKALG
- the sucC gene encoding ADP-forming succinate--CoA ligase subunit beta, translating into MKIHEYQAKEILRRHKANVPFGVVIDKKENGSKAHDEVTSKTGGSVVVVKAQIHAGGRGKGGGVKVTKTKEDATAAIDKILGMQLITPQTGPEGKKVLKVYLEQGIDIAKEYYLSILLDRSIRKTIIMASTEGGMEIEEVAETHPEKILKIAIDPGIGLQVNQARQLAFDLGLPSESHKSFQSLVMAIYEAYIKEDASLLEINPLILTKQNEIIAGDCKIDLDENALYRHADNAAFRDITEEDPLEVQASEFNLNYVKLDGNIGCMVNGAGLAMATMDIVKLAGAEPANFLDVGGGANKTTVTNGFKIILGDPNVKGIFVNIFGGIVRCDMVAEGIIEAAKAVDLKVPLVVRLQGTNSELGREVLNKSGLKITGVDDLREAASTIAKLIQ
- the ruvA gene encoding Holliday junction branch migration protein RuvA; the protein is MISGLKGILKKLEVGFAHIETGGVTYEVTISFKTYLELKSIPSAKDVQLHIFHAMSERGQRLFGFLTEQDKEFFKVIKGLQGIGELTALKILSFFSAEDLYRIAQSGEAKELEKIPKVKGKTSEKIFFEVKQNLKKLELFLSGSSKELSVVLPTSSQTPEEAAFSRKREIAILGLVQLGFEEKTASKEVDKVLKNSPETDPGEIIREILKSL
- a CDS encoding MBL fold metallo-hydrolase, with the protein product MKKILLLLTILILLQTCFPVDPERVRSSHFQDGKYHNIEDDDKLNKGFLAVIRWKLFGPSDPPAVEGNLEKIPDVIPRKKEDFLAPEGKVRIIWLGHATVWIAANFHGKRMHILTDPIFTGVPPFVKRLTELPIQPEDLPGVDVVVISHAHRDHLDIDSIKRIQKLFPEVTLHLPSGMGEFAKDEGFENSVIQEWWNVTEYAGTKIHFLPAKHWSRMGLTDTNQYHWGSYAFEFENIRIYFGGDTGFSKHFSEIGKRFPQGFSATLLPIGAFKPRWFMEAAHIGPKEALEASGILRSSLLLPVHWGTFALGDDLPSEAPLYLKKLHSEKNGAAPPLKVWTMGEIIDL